The sequence below is a genomic window from Sulfurimonas sp..
TCTATAGCATTATTTATGAGGTTTAAAATTATTTGAATCAGCTCATTTTCATAAGTTACAATATCTATATATTGACTTTTATTTATCTCAATATTAATTTTATTGCTATCGGCTCTTGCTTTTGCAAAATTTATTGCTTTGTTTAGAACCTCATGTATTTCAACTTTTGATTTTGTTTTTTTTGGATGAAAATATGTTTGAAAATCATCTACTGTTTCTGATAGGTAAACTAGAGTATCACTTATGCTATTTAAAGTTTTTTCAAGTTTCTCATCACTTATTTTATTACCTAGCATCTTCTCAAACTGTAAGTTAGATATCTGCAGAGTCACACCGGATAACGGCTGTCTCCACTGGTGGGCAATCATACTCATCATCTCTCCCATAACAGCCTGTTTTGATTGAGTTGATAGCATCTTGTCTTTTTTAGTTAACTCTTCAAGTTTGTTTTCTAGTTTTTCGCGTTGTGAAACTATTGTATTTGCAGCATAACTCATTTTTGTATGATAAAAATATACAACTAAACTCTCAATAACAAAAGCAATAACTACATAAAGCATCTGAGATTTTGAAAAAGCCACATCTACAAATGGCTGATAAGGTACGATTGAAAGTGATACAACCATAAGTATGAACCAGTATTTGACATTTTTTTCAGACTGTATATTTAGCAAGATTAGCGGATATAAAAATATCCATAAAAACTTCATATCATACAAGTCACTGATATAAAACAAAAAACTAAAAAAAATAGAAAATTTCAATAAAAAGACAGTTTGTATAAAAGAAAAATATTTTGTATTTAATCTTAATACATATATCATCAAAAGACTTAAAACTATAAGTGATAGCTCTATTTTAATAAGATAATATTTTTCAGGATTACCAACATTTGTAAGTATTCCAAAAATCAGTCCTGATATAAATAGCAGTAACATCATATTTGTTACACGATATTTACCTTCAACAATAAAATCTTTATCATCAAAATCAAAACCGCTTTTTAAAAAGTTTTCCAGTAAACTCATAAATATCCTATGGTATGTAAACTTTATCTAGCATCTCATTATATTCACTCTCTGCGTCACTTTCAAGTGTAATTCCGCCGCCACTTTTGTATACTAATCCATCATCTGTTTTTTCAATAAAACGGATCATAACTCCACTATCAAAAGAATCACCGTCATAAATTCCAAATACTCCACTAAAAAATCCACGTGTGTATT
It includes:
- a CDS encoding sensor histidine kinase yields the protein MSLLENFLKSGFDFDDKDFIVEGKYRVTNMMLLLFISGLIFGILTNVGNPEKYYLIKIELSLIVLSLLMIYVLRLNTKYFSFIQTVFLLKFSIFFSFLFYISDLYDMKFLWIFLYPLILLNIQSEKNVKYWFILMVVSLSIVPYQPFVDVAFSKSQMLYVVIAFVIESLVVYFYHTKMSYAANTIVSQREKLENKLEELTKKDKMLSTQSKQAVMGEMMSMIAHQWRQPLSGVTLQISNLQFEKMLGNKISDEKLEKTLNSISDTLVYLSETVDDFQTYFHPKKTKSKVEIHEVLNKAINFAKARADSNKINIEINKSQYIDIVTYENELIQIILNLINNAIDALISHEEDKDLIISIRVENFYNSIKIYVTDNGIGISSENIERVFEPYFSTKDKNGTGLGLYMSQIIAQKQFDGGISVSSSGSGTTFIVEIKKDVNF